One Syntrophorhabdaceae bacterium genomic region harbors:
- a CDS encoding DctP family TRAP transporter solute-binding subunit yields the protein MKRIVLAVLIGVALIFSSFAMCEAKMIVKYGHVGPPIHPQHFGAVAFAKYVTEKTKGEIEVQVFPLGQLGGERSMTEQVQAGTLHMTAVTASVLANFVPEMGIIELPFIYPNRTVAYNVLDDKEVKERFAKLCDPKGFVFIGYTENEFRDMTNSKRPIKRPDDLKGLKIRVIEGPIFIDTFKTLGANPTPLPFPEIYNALQQKVIDGQDNPLFTSILMKFTEVNKFATVTHHILTECPVVVNKAFWNSLTPEQQKIFREAAEVQVKTNRDGNAKGRADAMAKAKAQGVDVYVLTAADRAAFKKAVQPVLDKYKGIYGAALYDFYMKKIDFYSKKK from the coding sequence ATGAAAAGGATTGTTCTGGCAGTATTGATTGGCGTAGCACTTATATTTTCCTCATTTGCCATGTGCGAGGCAAAAATGATCGTTAAATACGGTCACGTCGGACCTCCTATTCACCCGCAGCATTTTGGAGCCGTTGCCTTCGCGAAGTATGTAACGGAAAAGACAAAGGGAGAGATCGAGGTACAGGTATTTCCTCTCGGTCAGCTCGGCGGGGAGCGTTCCATGACGGAACAGGTCCAGGCGGGGACGCTGCATATGACCGCGGTAACTGCCAGCGTGCTGGCAAATTTTGTCCCTGAGATGGGCATCATAGAGCTGCCCTTCATCTATCCAAACCGCACTGTGGCATACAATGTCCTCGATGATAAAGAGGTAAAAGAGCGGTTTGCGAAATTATGCGATCCCAAGGGTTTCGTCTTCATAGGGTATACTGAGAACGAGTTCAGGGATATGACGAACTCAAAAAGACCCATAAAAAGACCTGATGATCTGAAGGGTCTCAAGATCAGGGTCATTGAGGGCCCTATATTTATTGATACATTCAAGACACTCGGAGCAAACCCGACCCCCTTGCCGTTCCCCGAAATATACAACGCACTCCAGCAGAAGGTGATCGACGGGCAGGATAACCCGCTTTTCACCTCCATCCTGATGAAATTCACGGAGGTCAACAAATTCGCAACCGTAACGCACCACATACTCACCGAATGTCCTGTCGTTGTGAATAAGGCCTTCTGGAACTCTCTTACACCGGAGCAGCAGAAGATCTTCAGGGAGGCGGCAGAGGTCCAGGTAAAGACCAACAGGGACGGCAACGCCAAAGGAAGGGCGGACGCGATGGCAAAGGCAAAGGCACAGGGTGTGGACGTCTATGTGCTGACCGCCGCGGACAGAGCAGCCTTTAAAAAGGCGGTACAACCGGTACTCGATAAATACAAAGGCATTTACGGCGCCGCATTGTACGATTTCTACATGAAGAAGATAGATTTTTATTCAAAAAAGAAATAA